One part of the uncultured Bacteroides sp. genome encodes these proteins:
- a CDS encoding helix-turn-helix transcriptional regulator: MMVRIVIEVKRRLILKINNMDSALNSACFSQIDVRKDNHKEIKTGDSSTILFVLSGKVLVSCVECNHKMLLSDGMLFLPPGTKFNLLAIETSIAVKCEMTKNSISQINQWLTLSSENNAENEKKCLTLPIKYSLKCFLEFFHQSYSLSGFNFSELNEWKQNGLILVLKNSYSMNELAAFFSPILGKNMDFKEFVYANYKSVKNLQEFADLAKSSLSVFCREFKKNFGESAYQWMLERKSQFVLQDIISTSIPFQELADRYQFSSQAHFTKFCKQRYNQTPKDLRSNSKTVMSRLLH; encoded by the coding sequence ATGATGGTTCGTATTGTCATAGAGGTAAAAAGAAGATTAATATTAAAAATAAATAATATGGATTCAGCTTTAAATTCTGCTTGTTTTTCACAGATTGATGTACGTAAGGATAATCATAAAGAGATAAAAACAGGTGATAGTAGTACTATTTTATTTGTTTTATCAGGTAAAGTTTTAGTTTCATGTGTTGAATGCAATCATAAGATGCTTCTTTCGGATGGCATGTTATTTTTACCTCCGGGAACTAAATTCAATTTATTAGCAATAGAAACTTCTATTGCTGTAAAATGTGAGATGACAAAGAATTCTATTAGCCAAATTAATCAATGGTTAACTCTGTCATCAGAGAATAATGCTGAAAATGAAAAGAAATGTTTAACTTTACCTATAAAGTATAGTTTAAAATGTTTTCTTGAATTTTTTCATCAATCATATTCTTTATCTGGTTTTAATTTTTCAGAGTTGAATGAATGGAAACAAAACGGATTAATTTTAGTTTTAAAAAATTCTTATTCAATGAATGAATTAGCAGCATTTTTTTCTCCTATTTTGGGAAAGAATATGGATTTTAAAGAATTTGTATATGCAAACTATAAATCAGTAAAGAACTTGCAGGAATTTGCTGATTTGGCTAAATCTAGTTTAAGTGTTTTTTGTAGGGAATTTAAAAAGAATTTTGGAGAATCGGCTTATCAGTGGATGCTTGAACGTAAATCTCAGTTTGTATTACAAGATATAATTTCTACCTCTATTCCTTTTCAGGAGTTAGCAGATAGATATCAGTTTTCGTCTCAGGCACATTTTACTAAATTTTGTAAGCAACGATATAATCAGACTCCTAAAGATCTACGTAGCAACAGTAAAACTGTTATGAGCCGTTTATTACACTAG
- a CDS encoding DUF3575 domain-containing protein: MARINIYNLLLCVLMFGISFQSEAQNQNRVSKSKKTLTEVLQMISKRKKVHINFNPELTNRLYISDVSADKNAIELLNQLLVNYDLEIKKAASDYLYVRPLQKYILNGRLKDKESKSPLYNFTVSVDGKAFTRTDIDGNFSFSLCKGNHIVAVKEKNYYPQTVNILMNSARSVIIELKKKEKKEKQIMLQAIHKNSNINNPSINKSLSDSLLAQHRPILDTSPNSSRRNLMPMLSLPTYANNYELKTNLILWGLATPNLAIEKKINKNVSIELSIGIKPGDSEHDGKSVSYLIQPEIRYWFSRSFNGGYLGYHLYYSHFGAENMIFPFQRKGLSNSDWYAGYLYGMGIACGYQWALNKHLHIEATAGVGYVHLTYDKITWNNSWNNNKSLDYNYFGLTKAAINLVYAF, translated from the coding sequence ATGGCACGAATAAATATTTATAATCTTCTATTATGTGTATTAATGTTTGGTATATCTTTTCAATCTGAAGCTCAGAACCAAAACCGTGTTTCAAAGAGTAAAAAAACGCTGACTGAAGTTCTTCAAATGATAAGCAAAAGAAAGAAAGTACATATTAATTTTAATCCAGAGCTAACTAACCGTTTATATATAAGTGATGTATCAGCCGATAAGAATGCAATAGAATTGCTTAACCAATTACTTGTTAATTATGATCTGGAAATAAAGAAAGCTGCTTCTGATTATTTATATGTGAGACCTCTCCAGAAATATATTTTAAATGGGCGTTTAAAAGATAAAGAATCGAAGTCTCCACTCTATAATTTTACAGTTTCTGTTGATGGAAAGGCTTTTACACGTACTGATATTGATGGGAATTTTAGTTTTTCTTTATGTAAAGGTAATCACATCGTTGCAGTTAAAGAAAAAAACTATTATCCTCAGACAGTTAACATATTAATGAATTCTGCCAGAAGTGTAATTATTGAATTAAAGAAGAAAGAGAAAAAAGAGAAGCAGATTATGCTTCAGGCCATTCATAAGAATTCTAATATAAATAATCCTTCAATAAACAAATCTTTATCAGATTCATTATTGGCTCAGCATCGTCCAATATTAGATACTTCACCAAATTCCTCCAGAAGAAATCTTATGCCGATGCTTTCTTTACCAACGTATGCTAATAATTATGAATTGAAAACTAATTTAATTTTGTGGGGATTAGCAACCCCAAACCTTGCTATTGAAAAGAAGATTAATAAAAATGTTTCTATAGAACTTTCAATAGGGATAAAACCTGGAGATTCAGAACACGATGGAAAATCGGTATCTTATCTGATACAACCAGAGATTCGTTATTGGTTTTCACGAAGTTTTAATGGCGGTTATTTAGGATATCATCTTTATTATTCTCACTTTGGCGCTGAAAATATGATTTTTCCATTTCAGCGAAAAGGGCTTTCAAATAGCGACTGGTATGCTGGATATTTATATGGAATGGGAATTGCTTGTGGATATCAATGGGCATTAAATAAACATTTGCATATTGAAGCGACTGCCGGAGTTGGTTATGTACACCTTACTTATGATAAAATAACGTGGAATAATTCATGGAATAACAATAAGAGTTTAGATTATAACTATTTCGGCCTTACAAAAGCTGCAATTAATTTAGTTTATGCATTTTAA
- a CDS encoding trehalase family glycosidase, whose translation MNNVKLIIRIALCSLISGYSSNIIAQNDSISGKYRLQYKDTYVKDALVAENEFRIMKPNIIKHGSFEEAKSVLPSPVWTGHEKEIEMYWHAWQIAIGNIKDPIPGSGFVASYLDTAYNGNIFMWDTSFMMLFARYGARFFPFQHTLDNFYAKQHPDGFICREIRADGSDCFERYDPTSTGPNLIPWVEMAYYKEFGDTDRLNKVFPVLCAYYKWLRLNRTWQNGTYWSSGWGTGMDNMPRVQSKYNPIYSNGHMVWLDTNLQQLFIANTLLQMGFYLERWQEIEDFEDEVKMLKEYIRKNLWDEKTGFLYDQYADGSLCSTKGIGAYWALYSDVLDKGKLDRLVSELNNPKTFNRKYRVPSLSADHPKYKEDGRYWQGGIWPGTNYMVINGLAEKGYRTLAHEIAMNHYNQVFEVYKKTGTFFEYYAPESCEPGFMARRDFVGWTGLPPIAEFIEFIIGIRSDYSTKTITWDMNLTEKNGIERFPFGPKGMISLIADSRKSINEVPYITIDTNEPFELVVKYGTNKEKKISVEVGSHKY comes from the coding sequence ATGAATAACGTGAAACTGATTATAAGAATTGCCCTATGTTCGTTAATATCGGGATATTCTTCAAATATAATAGCCCAAAATGATTCTATATCCGGTAAATACAGGTTACAGTATAAGGATACTTACGTAAAAGATGCTTTAGTTGCAGAGAATGAGTTTCGGATAATGAAACCAAATATAATAAAACATGGCTCTTTTGAGGAAGCTAAGTCTGTTTTGCCAAGCCCGGTTTGGACAGGTCATGAGAAAGAAATCGAGATGTATTGGCATGCATGGCAGATTGCTATCGGCAACATCAAAGATCCTATTCCTGGATCGGGATTTGTGGCAAGTTATCTGGATACTGCTTACAACGGAAATATCTTTATGTGGGACACTTCCTTTATGATGCTCTTTGCCCGTTACGGCGCACGTTTCTTTCCATTCCAACATACTCTTGATAATTTCTACGCAAAGCAACACCCTGACGGATTTATTTGTCGTGAGATAAGGGCAGATGGCTCTGATTGTTTTGAACGCTACGATCCCACTAGTACCGGCCCGAACCTTATTCCCTGGGTAGAGATGGCTTATTACAAGGAATTTGGTGATACAGACCGTCTGAATAAAGTATTTCCTGTACTGTGTGCTTATTATAAATGGCTGAGGCTGAATCGTACATGGCAAAACGGAACTTATTGGTCGAGCGGCTGGGGCACAGGTATGGATAATATGCCTCGGGTACAGTCAAAGTATAACCCCATTTACAGTAATGGTCACATGGTTTGGTTGGATACGAATCTTCAACAGCTTTTTATTGCAAACACTCTTTTGCAGATGGGATTCTATCTTGAAAGATGGCAGGAGATTGAAGATTTTGAGGACGAAGTGAAGATGTTGAAAGAGTATATCCGTAAAAATCTGTGGGATGAGAAAACAGGATTTCTTTATGATCAGTATGCCGATGGTTCATTGTGTTCTACCAAAGGAATTGGGGCATATTGGGCTCTATATTCAGATGTTCTAGATAAAGGTAAGCTGGACAGACTTGTTTCTGAATTGAATAACCCTAAGACTTTCAATCGAAAATACCGTGTACCTTCATTGTCGGCCGATCATCCTAAATATAAAGAAGACGGACGTTACTGGCAAGGTGGAATTTGGCCTGGAACAAATTACATGGTTATCAATGGTCTTGCCGAAAAAGGATACAGAACTTTGGCTCACGAAATAGCTATGAATCATTATAATCAGGTGTTTGAGGTTTATAAAAAGACAGGAACTTTCTTTGAATATTATGCTCCGGAAAGCTGCGAACCGGGATTCATGGCCAGAAGAGACTTTGTGGGCTGGACCGGTCTTCCTCCAATTGCCGAATTTATTGAATTTATCATAGGTATCCGTTCAGATTATTCTACGAAAACAATAACCTGGGATATGAATCTGACTGAGAAAAACGGCATCGAACGTTTTCCTTTCGGCCCAAAAGGAATGATTTCTCTTATTGCGGATTCACGAAAATCAATAAATGAAGTACCGTATATCACGATAGATACTAATGAGCCGTTTGAACTAGTTGTGAAATATGGCACTAATAAGGAAAAGAAGATCTCTGTCGAAGTTGGCAGTCACAAATATTAG
- a CDS encoding ROK family protein, with protein MKIAIDLGGTNIRVGIIENGRVVHKVSAPCPSKASEEEVLSFLIKLIEDVMPSNPEGIGIGVPSVVNTERGIVYNVANIPSWQEVHLKDILEQKFKMPVFVNNDSNCFALGEKLFGECVPYSDVIGITLGTGVGAGVIIDGKLYNGVNTGAGEIGSLSYLDYDYEHYCSSGFFVKYHNTTGKEAYEKAITGDAQAKTVWNEIGAHLGNLLKVVLYTYDPEAIVLGGGIASAYSLFSESMFNAMSDFPYKKTIENIKIMVSQSEDISLLGASALVV; from the coding sequence ATGAAAATAGCAATAGATTTAGGAGGTACAAATATACGTGTCGGGATAATAGAAAATGGTAGGGTGGTGCATAAAGTTAGCGCTCCTTGCCCGTCGAAAGCTAGTGAAGAGGAGGTTCTTTCTTTTTTGATAAAGCTTATAGAAGATGTAATGCCTTCTAATCCTGAAGGAATAGGTATAGGAGTGCCTTCAGTTGTCAATACAGAACGCGGAATCGTGTATAATGTAGCCAATATTCCTTCCTGGCAAGAGGTGCATCTGAAGGATATTCTTGAACAGAAATTTAAAATGCCTGTTTTCGTTAACAATGATTCCAATTGCTTTGCCTTGGGCGAAAAACTTTTTGGAGAGTGTGTTCCGTATTCCGATGTAATTGGAATAACATTAGGCACTGGAGTAGGGGCGGGAGTTATTATTGATGGAAAACTGTATAATGGTGTCAATACCGGAGCGGGTGAAATAGGTTCATTATCATATCTTGATTATGATTACGAACACTATTGTAGCAGCGGCTTTTTTGTAAAGTATCATAATACAACAGGAAAAGAAGCTTACGAAAAGGCTATAACTGGAGATGCTCAGGCAAAAACTGTATGGAATGAGATCGGCGCTCATTTGGGCAATCTTCTGAAAGTGGTTTTATATACTTATGATCCTGAAGCAATTGTTTTAGGAGGGGGAATTGCGTCTGCATATTCGCTTTTCTCAGAAAGTATGTTTAATGCAATGTCCGATTTTCCGTATAAGAAAACCATTGAGAATATAAAAATTATGGTTTCCCAAAGCGAGGATATAAGCTTATTAGGAGCGTCTGCTTTAGTTGTCTAA
- a CDS encoding DNA-binding transcriptional regulator, with amino-acid sequence MIRLILLTDFTESYAHKLLKGIMDYSKKHEPWVLCRMPPAFRQQYGIEGILNWAKRWKADAIIAQFDNVDNVDLFRENGIVALAQDYKSRFSTIPNITSDYKLTGKMVADFFLQRGFKNFAFFGYKNACWSQERCEGFKNEITKFGFEKNFYAFHNQKLEELWYYKQHPVSKWLKSLPKPIALMACDDTQGQIITEICKICNLRIPEDIAVMGVDNDEMTCDLSDPSLSSVLLDVEKGGYDSAELIDRMVKSQNFDDYRDIFISTSYIVQRQSTNVYPIQDKEIAKALKFIDECTLEKINVDDVVKQVPLSRRLLEIRFKQFTKMSIYQYIMKKRMDRFAQLLIESKAPVNEIAAQLGITDMKNLSRQFKTIEGCSPQQYRKKHTPKND; translated from the coding sequence ATGATCCGACTCATTTTACTTACTGATTTTACAGAATCTTATGCACACAAGTTATTAAAGGGCATAATGGATTATTCAAAAAAGCATGAGCCATGGGTATTATGTCGTATGCCGCCGGCTTTCAGACAACAATACGGGATAGAAGGTATTCTGAACTGGGCTAAAAGATGGAAAGCTGATGCTATTATTGCTCAGTTTGACAATGTGGACAATGTTGATTTATTCAGAGAAAACGGTATCGTGGCACTTGCTCAGGATTATAAATCAAGATTTTCAACCATACCCAACATTACAAGCGACTATAAGCTGACAGGCAAAATGGTTGCTGACTTCTTTCTTCAGAGAGGGTTTAAGAATTTTGCTTTTTTTGGCTATAAAAATGCCTGTTGGTCTCAGGAAAGATGTGAAGGATTTAAAAATGAAATAACAAAATTCGGATTCGAGAAAAATTTCTATGCATTCCATAACCAAAAGTTGGAAGAATTGTGGTATTACAAGCAACACCCGGTTTCCAAATGGCTGAAGTCACTACCCAAACCTATAGCTCTGATGGCGTGTGATGATACGCAAGGGCAAATAATTACTGAGATTTGCAAAATATGCAATTTAAGGATCCCCGAAGATATTGCTGTTATGGGAGTTGATAATGATGAAATGACGTGCGATCTTTCTGACCCGTCACTTTCAAGTGTGTTGCTGGATGTTGAAAAAGGTGGTTATGATTCGGCCGAACTGATCGACAGAATGGTGAAATCTCAGAATTTTGATGATTATCGTGATATCTTTATCAGTACATCATACATTGTGCAACGACAATCAACAAACGTATATCCTATTCAGGATAAAGAGATTGCAAAAGCATTAAAATTCATTGATGAATGTACACTGGAAAAAATAAATGTAGACGATGTTGTTAAACAAGTTCCACTTTCAAGACGACTATTGGAAATTAGATTCAAGCAATTTACTAAAATGTCTATATACCAGTACATAATGAAAAAAAGAATGGATCGTTTTGCACAATTGCTCATTGAATCTAAAGCACCGGTAAATGAAATTGCTGCCCAGTTAGGAATTACAGACATGAAAAACCTATCACGACAATTCAAAACAATTGAGGGCTGTTCTCCTCAGCAATACAGAAAAAAACATACCCCCAAAAATGATTAG
- a CDS encoding alkaline phosphatase, translated as MKKSFMNVALAVVLLMSQSATLQAQSRKDKEQTVTIDNTYNVVKLHAPKGKKIKNVIFMVGDGMSLMHMYSAWTVNKGKLNIENAQAVGLSKTYCANKLITDSGAGGTAFATGHKTNYHMVGTDVNGKPLPSLTDFAKAKKLSTGVVVTCRLNDATPADFCCNNADRDKDYEITADYTTCGVDFIFGGGSRYFENRPDGRNIFREMEKKGYKTPRKWDDLAKIKFGKVLAVVDTLDLPEPKVRGNILEKASMKAIDLLSQNKNGFFLMIEGSQLDDYGHSNQLDMLMQEVVDFDKTVGKVFEWAAKDGETLVVVTADHETGGLTLVGGDLNKGEIVGKFSTDGHSGVMVPVYAFGPGAYNFTGIYENTALFDKIKKLLKL; from the coding sequence ATGAAAAAGAGTTTTATGAATGTAGCGCTAGCTGTTGTACTTTTAATGTCACAGTCTGCTACTTTGCAAGCACAAAGCCGTAAAGATAAGGAACAAACAGTAACGATTGATAATACTTATAATGTAGTTAAACTTCATGCCCCGAAAGGTAAAAAGATAAAGAATGTAATCTTTATGGTGGGCGATGGTATGAGTCTTATGCACATGTATTCAGCATGGACTGTCAATAAAGGAAAGCTGAATATTGAAAATGCACAGGCTGTGGGTCTGTCAAAGACATATTGTGCCAATAAACTGATAACCGATTCCGGAGCTGGAGGAACAGCATTTGCCACTGGTCATAAAACAAATTACCACATGGTAGGAACAGATGTGAATGGAAAACCACTCCCTTCACTGACCGACTTTGCCAAAGCAAAGAAACTTTCCACCGGTGTAGTCGTGACTTGCCGTTTGAATGATGCTACTCCTGCAGATTTTTGTTGTAATAATGCAGATCGTGATAAGGATTATGAAATTACTGCCGACTATACAACCTGTGGTGTTGATTTTATCTTCGGAGGCGGATCACGTTATTTTGAAAACAGGCCCGATGGAAGAAATATTTTCAGGGAAATGGAGAAAAAGGGTTATAAAACTCCTAGAAAATGGGATGATCTTGCCAAGATAAAGTTTGGAAAAGTACTGGCTGTGGTTGATACGCTTGACCTTCCTGAACCAAAAGTAAGAGGCAATATTCTGGAGAAAGCTTCCATGAAAGCAATAGATTTACTTTCACAAAACAAGAATGGCTTCTTCCTGATGATTGAGGGGTCACAACTAGACGATTACGGACATTCTAATCAACTCGACATGTTGATGCAAGAGGTTGTTGACTTTGATAAAACTGTAGGTAAAGTATTCGAATGGGCAGCTAAAGATGGCGAAACACTTGTTGTTGTTACTGCCGATCATGAAACTGGTGGTTTAACATTAGTTGGTGGCGATTTGAATAAAGGAGAGATTGTAGGTAAATTTTCTACAGATGGGCATAGTGGAGTGATGGTTCCGGTTTATGCTTTTGGACCAGGTGCCTATAATTTTACTGGAATATATGAAAATACAGCACTATTTGATAAAATAAAGAAACTTTTAAAGTTGTAA
- a CDS encoding endonuclease/exonuclease/phosphatase family protein — translation MKKYFLILFLPLLVSWTLPEKTSKDSGINVMTFNVRYDNPEDSLNNWKYRKENAANAIRFYDIDILGTQEVLHNQLSDMKSLLPGYEVIGVGRKDGKEQGEYSPVWFKKSRFSLVKSGYFWLSQTPDVPGSLGWDGACERIATWAILKDKRTNKNLFVLNTHLDHIGKIARRESVKLLLNNISKIGQKLPVIVTGDFNSAPSSSVIKSLTDSNKALHLTDTRTVSSVLYGPAWSYHDFGKLPLNERELIDYIFVRGGLKVLKYGVLAETNNTIYLSDHAPVMVRIEMK, via the coding sequence ATGAAAAAGTATTTTTTAATTTTATTTTTACCACTGCTTGTTTCATGGACACTTCCCGAAAAAACTTCAAAGGATAGTGGTATAAATGTAATGACATTCAATGTGAGATACGACAATCCCGAAGATAGTCTCAATAACTGGAAGTACCGTAAAGAGAATGCAGCAAATGCTATTCGTTTTTATGATATTGATATCTTGGGAACTCAGGAAGTTCTTCATAATCAGTTATCAGATATGAAGAGTCTTCTTCCCGGATATGAAGTTATCGGAGTTGGACGTAAGGATGGAAAGGAGCAAGGTGAATATAGCCCCGTTTGGTTTAAAAAGTCTCGCTTTAGTTTGGTAAAGTCCGGCTATTTTTGGTTAAGTCAAACACCCGATGTTCCTGGTTCATTGGGGTGGGACGGAGCTTGTGAAAGAATTGCAACCTGGGCTATTTTGAAAGATAAAAGAACCAATAAAAATCTTTTTGTGCTTAATACTCATTTGGATCATATTGGAAAAATAGCACGCAGAGAAAGTGTAAAACTTCTATTGAACAACATAAGTAAAATAGGGCAGAAGCTTCCGGTTATTGTTACAGGCGATTTTAATTCAGCCCCTTCATCAAGTGTTATCAAATCACTTACTGATTCCAATAAAGCATTGCACTTAACAGATACACGGACGGTGTCTTCTGTATTATATGGCCCTGCATGGAGTTATCACGATTTTGGAAAGCTTCCTTTGAATGAACGGGAACTCATAGATTATATTTTCGTTCGTGGTGGATTAAAGGTCTTAAAATATGGTGTACTTGCTGAAACGAATAACACAATTTATTTGTCAGACCATGCTCCTGTAATGGTTCGTATAGAAATGAAATAG
- a CDS encoding OmpA family protein — translation MKKKVLILLFAIAPIGLFAQNTAQGQEKALKQYGFWDNWFIQGQIGVQRTYSESHKYASFGDKISPTAALGVGKFFSPEVGARLQVGGWTSANNKLDYSYNVKYFNANTDALFNLTNIFLPYKEDRVFNLIGIVGIGYVHGFRNSDENVHATNSVAPRIGLQADFRLSNAWSINLEANGNLLRDDFNGQEQFGCSYDGTLNVLAGVTYRFGRRGFATVDVADPALIQSLNDQINSQRAQIEEYKACCEKKSAEPKTIIKEVPAAKGTLLNSVVTFRIGKATIDPNQEVYVYNAAQYLKQNPDAKVSIASYADKKTGTAAFNQKLSEQRSEAVAKMLKEKYSIAENRFTVENNGDKQQPYPDNNDWNRISIITSK, via the coding sequence ATGAAAAAGAAAGTTTTAATTTTATTATTTGCAATAGCTCCAATAGGACTGTTTGCACAAAATACTGCGCAAGGTCAGGAAAAAGCTTTAAAGCAGTATGGATTTTGGGATAACTGGTTTATTCAAGGACAAATTGGTGTACAACGTACATACAGTGAAAGTCACAAGTATGCTTCTTTCGGCGATAAAATTAGCCCAACAGCAGCATTAGGTGTTGGAAAATTCTTTTCTCCTGAAGTAGGTGCTCGCTTACAAGTAGGAGGATGGACTTCTGCTAATAACAAACTAGACTATTCGTATAACGTAAAGTACTTTAATGCTAACACCGATGCTTTGTTTAACCTAACAAATATCTTCCTTCCTTATAAAGAAGATAGAGTGTTTAATCTGATTGGTATCGTGGGTATAGGTTATGTACATGGTTTCAGGAATTCTGATGAAAATGTACATGCAACAAATAGTGTTGCTCCACGTATTGGTTTACAGGCTGACTTCCGCTTAAGCAATGCATGGAGCATAAATCTGGAAGCAAACGGAAACTTATTACGTGACGACTTCAACGGACAAGAACAATTCGGATGTTCATATGACGGAACTTTGAATGTTTTAGCAGGTGTAACCTATCGTTTCGGAAGAAGAGGATTTGCTACAGTAGATGTTGCTGATCCTGCATTAATTCAATCTTTAAATGACCAGATCAATTCACAAAGAGCTCAGATTGAAGAATATAAAGCTTGTTGTGAAAAGAAATCAGCAGAACCAAAGACAATTATTAAAGAAGTTCCGGCTGCAAAAGGTACTTTATTAAATTCAGTAGTTACTTTCCGTATTGGTAAAGCTACAATTGATCCAAATCAGGAAGTTTATGTGTATAATGCTGCACAATATCTGAAACAAAATCCGGATGCCAAAGTTTCTATTGCAAGTTATGCTGATAAAAAGACTGGAACAGCAGCATTTAACCAGAAATTGAGTGAACAACGTTCTGAAGCAGTAGCTAAAATGCTAAAAGAAAAATACAGTATTGCTGAAAACAGATTCACCGTAGAAAACAATGGTGACAAGCAACAACCTTATCCAGACAATAATGACTGGAACAGAATAAGTATTATTACTTCTAAGTAA